One window of the Pseudomonas knackmussii B13 genome contains the following:
- the polX gene encoding DNA polymerase/3'-5' exonuclease PolX: MPGSPRASAGLPAVDNERIARVFEEIADLLELEVANPFRIRAYRNAARSVRGAESSLAALVLAGEPLPKLPGIGEDLAEKIQVISRTGTCPLLERLHGEVPAGQTELLHLPSIGPKRVRLLHQELGIDSLQDLQAALGNGRLARLHGFGPRLLTQLATALKARSASERRHLQPDARAQAEPLLRFVRGLEGVTDAQVAGSLRRRRDTIGDLDIVLCAEDASRVMATVLDYPPISEVMASGETRSSVRLDSGLQVDFRIVGRQSFGAALQYFTGSKAHGIALRRRARERGCKLNEYGLFRGDERLAGETEEGVYRALGLPWIVPELREDSGEIDAAERGALPHLVELRDLRGDLHCHTRDSDGSNSLRDMALAAQRLGWEYLAITDHSQHLNIAHGMDAERLARQLDEIDRVNEELDGLTLLKGCEVDILADGSLDLPDSLLERLDIVVGAVHGYFRLSAAQHTRRILRAMDSPWFTVLAHPTGRLLLERDAFAVDMRAVIRHARQRGCFLELNAQPQRLDLDEHYCRLAKEEGVLVSIASDAHRVFDFALLDYGVGQARRGWLERGDVLNTRSLAQLRSLLQRSR, translated from the coding sequence ATGCCTGGCTCTCCGCGCGCAAGCGCCGGCCTGCCGGCGGTGGATAACGAGCGCATCGCCCGAGTGTTCGAGGAAATCGCCGACCTGCTGGAGCTGGAGGTGGCCAACCCGTTCCGCATTCGCGCCTATCGAAATGCGGCGCGCAGCGTGCGCGGCGCGGAGTCGTCGCTCGCCGCACTCGTACTCGCCGGCGAGCCCTTGCCGAAGCTGCCCGGCATCGGCGAAGACCTGGCCGAGAAGATCCAGGTCATCAGCCGCACCGGCACCTGCCCGCTGCTCGAGCGCCTGCATGGCGAGGTGCCGGCCGGGCAGACCGAGCTGCTGCACCTGCCGTCCATCGGGCCGAAGCGGGTGCGCCTGCTGCATCAGGAGCTGGGCATCGATTCGTTGCAGGACCTCCAGGCTGCCCTGGGCAATGGCCGCCTGGCGCGCCTGCACGGTTTCGGGCCGCGCCTGCTGACGCAGCTCGCCACGGCCCTGAAGGCCAGGAGCGCCAGCGAGCGCCGGCACCTGCAACCGGACGCTCGCGCCCAGGCCGAGCCCTTGCTGCGGTTCGTCCGCGGGCTCGAGGGCGTGACGGATGCCCAGGTCGCCGGCAGCCTGCGCCGACGGCGGGATACCATCGGCGACCTGGATATCGTCCTGTGTGCCGAAGATGCCTCGCGTGTCATGGCGACGGTGCTGGACTACCCGCCGATCAGCGAAGTCATGGCATCCGGGGAAACACGCAGCAGCGTGCGCCTGGACAGCGGCCTGCAGGTGGATTTTCGCATCGTCGGGCGGCAAAGCTTCGGCGCGGCGCTGCAGTACTTCACCGGCAGCAAGGCCCACGGCATAGCCCTGCGCCGACGTGCCCGCGAGCGCGGCTGCAAGCTCAACGAGTACGGCCTGTTTCGCGGCGACGAGCGGCTCGCCGGGGAAACCGAGGAGGGCGTCTACCGTGCGCTCGGCCTGCCCTGGATCGTCCCCGAGCTGCGGGAGGACAGCGGCGAGATCGACGCCGCCGAACGCGGTGCGCTGCCGCATCTGGTGGAACTGCGCGACCTGCGCGGCGACCTGCATTGCCACACACGCGACAGCGACGGCAGCAACAGCCTCCGTGACATGGCGCTGGCGGCGCAGCGCCTGGGCTGGGAGTACCTGGCCATCACCGATCACTCGCAGCATCTGAATATCGCCCACGGTATGGATGCGGAGCGGCTGGCGCGGCAGCTGGACGAGATCGACCGGGTCAACGAGGAACTGGACGGCCTGACCCTGCTCAAGGGGTGCGAGGTGGACATCCTCGCCGACGGCAGCCTGGACCTCCCCGACAGCCTGCTGGAGCGCCTCGATATCGTGGTGGGCGCCGTGCATGGCTATTTCCGGCTGTCCGCTGCGCAGCATACCCGACGCATCCTGCGGGCGATGGACTCGCCCTGGTTCACCGTGCTGGCGCACCCGACCGGACGCCTGCTGTTGGAGCGCGACGCCTTTGCCGTGGACATGCGCGCGGTGATCCGCCATGCGCGGCAGCGCGGCTGCTTCCTGGAGCTGAACGCGCAACCCCAGCGCCTGGACCTGGATGAGCACTACTGCCGGCTCGCCAAGGAGGAGGGCGTGCTGGTCAGCATCGCCTCGGACGCGCATCGGGTGTTCGACTTCGCCCTGCTCGACTATGGCGTCGGCCAGGCCCGGCGCGGCTGGCTCGAGCGTGGCGACGTCCTCAACACGCGCAGCCTGGCGCAGTTGCGGTCATTGCTGCAAAGGAGTCGATGA
- a CDS encoding CBS domain-containing protein — MAIGEYCNRDVVIAAPTESILTAAQLMRDYHVGDLVLAEQIEHDRYRPVGIVTDRDIVLEIVANDETEPERIPVGDIQLRNLITAKDSEDLFDVIGRMREFGVRRMPVVDAQGLLVGIVSADDLLGVLADNLRDLSRLVGYQNLREEHERAEDDL; from the coding sequence ATGGCCATCGGCGAATACTGCAACCGCGACGTCGTCATCGCGGCACCCACCGAATCCATCCTCACCGCTGCCCAACTGATGAGGGACTACCACGTCGGCGACCTGGTGCTCGCCGAACAGATCGAGCACGACCGTTATCGCCCGGTGGGCATAGTCACCGACCGCGACATCGTTCTGGAGATAGTCGCCAACGACGAGACCGAGCCGGAACGCATCCCGGTTGGCGACATCCAGCTGCGCAACCTGATCACCGCGAAGGACAGCGAAGACCTCTTCGACGTCATCGGCCGCATGCGCGAATTCGGCGTCCGCCGCATGCCGGTGGTTGACGCCCAGGGACTGCTGGTGGGGATCGTCTCGGCCGACGACCTGCTGGGTGTCCTTGCCGACAACCTGCGCGACCTCTCGCGGCTGGTCGGCTACCAGAACCTGCGCGAGGAACACGAGCGCGCCGAGGACGATCTGTAG
- a CDS encoding ATP-binding protein, protein MPRSLLGRMLLLTLLAILVAQGLSSLFWISHLRSSQRDGLLTSSRSLAYSMAASVSYFRSLPLGYRPLVLDQLRSMGGTRFFVSLNERPLQMQALPDTPNKQAVLDIVREVFRQKLGKDVEQEVEFVAPDDLRLFNSELKLDELPRSWAHYALTLEPVKPPVLVTQIRIGEKEWLYIASLMPAPYVSLEPETLQPQQLLSIVITSLLLLLFAGLLVHQQSRPLKRLARAARDLALGSPAQPLEEAGARELVEVSRAFNTMRESIDRYLSERGQLFSAISHDLRTPITRLRLRVELLDDDQQRDKFSQDLDELELLVKGALQCVKDTDIHENIEPVDINQLLQHITGPYLADGRVELLGSARESYPGKPLALKRCIGNLLDNALKYGERACVHVDDSAEALVLHVDDNGPGVPEQRLEQVFEPRVRLSQKGQGYGLGLGIARNIAHTHGGEVSLQNRREGGLRVTLRLPRLAVE, encoded by the coding sequence ATCCCGCGCTCGCTGCTCGGGCGCATGCTGCTGCTGACCCTGCTGGCGATCCTCGTCGCCCAGGGGCTGTCGAGCCTGTTCTGGATTTCCCACCTGCGCTCCAGCCAGCGCGACGGCCTGCTCACCAGCTCGCGCAGCCTGGCTTATTCGATGGCCGCGAGCGTCAGTTACTTCCGTTCGTTGCCGCTGGGTTACCGCCCGCTGGTGCTCGACCAGCTTCGCAGCATGGGCGGCACGCGCTTCTTCGTCTCGCTCAACGAACGCCCGCTGCAAATGCAGGCGCTGCCGGACACGCCGAACAAGCAGGCGGTGCTCGACATCGTTCGCGAGGTGTTCCGCCAGAAGCTGGGTAAAGACGTGGAGCAGGAGGTCGAGTTCGTCGCCCCGGATGACCTGCGCCTGTTCAACAGCGAGCTGAAGCTCGATGAGCTGCCGCGTTCCTGGGCGCACTACGCGCTGACCCTGGAGCCGGTGAAGCCACCGGTGCTGGTGACGCAGATCCGCATTGGCGAGAAGGAGTGGCTGTACATCGCCAGCCTGATGCCGGCGCCCTACGTCAGCCTCGAACCGGAGACGCTGCAACCGCAGCAGCTGCTTTCCATCGTCATCACCAGCCTGTTGCTGCTGCTGTTCGCCGGCCTGCTGGTGCACCAGCAGAGCCGCCCGCTCAAACGCCTGGCCCGCGCCGCCCGCGACCTTGCCCTGGGCAGTCCGGCGCAGCCGCTGGAAGAGGCCGGCGCGCGGGAACTGGTCGAGGTGAGTCGCGCCTTCAACACCATGCGCGAGAGCATCGACCGCTACCTGAGCGAGCGTGGCCAGCTGTTCAGCGCCATCTCCCACGACCTGCGCACGCCGATCACGCGCCTGCGCCTGCGCGTCGAGCTGCTGGACGACGACCAGCAGCGCGACAAGTTCAGCCAGGACCTCGACGAGCTGGAGCTGCTGGTCAAGGGTGCGCTGCAATGCGTGAAGGACACCGACATCCACGAGAACATCGAGCCGGTGGACATCAACCAGCTGCTGCAGCACATCACCGGTCCGTATCTGGCGGACGGCCGCGTCGAACTGCTCGGCTCGGCGCGCGAGTCCTATCCCGGCAAACCGCTGGCGCTCAAGCGCTGCATAGGCAACCTGCTGGACAACGCGCTGAAGTACGGCGAACGCGCCTGCGTGCATGTCGACGACAGCGCCGAAGCCCTGGTCCTGCACGTCGACGACAACGGCCCGGGCGTGCCCGAACAGCGCCTGGAGCAGGTCTTCGAGCCACGCGTGCGCCTGTCCCAGAAAGGGCAGGGTTATGGCTTGGGCCTGGGTATCGCACGCAACATCGCGCACACCCACGGCGGTGAGGTGAGCCTGCAGAACCGCCGCGAGGGCGGTTTGCGGGTAACCCTGCGACTGCCGCGGCTGGCGGTGGAGTAG